A window from Streptomyces sp. NBC_00299 encodes these proteins:
- a CDS encoding polynucleotide kinase-phosphatase, with translation MSENTTQATKGRVLPVTDLSLVVLVGASGSGKSTFAHRHFKPTEIISSDFCRGLVSDDENDQSVTRDAFDVLHYIAGKRLAAGRRTVVDATSVQQDSRRQLIELARQYDVLPIAIVLDVPEDVCAERNAGRTDRADMPRRVIQRHTRELRRSLRHLEREGFRKVHVLRGVDDVENASVVTEKRFNDLTHLTGPFDIVGDIHGCASELESLLGKLGYVDGVHPDGRTAVFVGDLVDRGPDSPGVLRRVMSMVKSGNALCVPGNHENKYGRYLKGRKVQHTHGLAETIEQMEGASEEFRAEVREFIDGLVSHYVLDGGRLVVCHAGLPEKYHGRTSGRVRSHALYGDTTGETDEFGLPVRYPWAEDYRGRAAVVYGHTPVPEATWLNNTICLDTGAVFGGKLTALRWPERELVDVPAEQVWYEPTKPLRTEAPGGHDGRPLDLNDVHGRRVVETRHAGRVSVREENAAAALEVMSRFAVDPRLLPYLPPTMAPTATSHIEGYLEHPAEAFAQYAADGVERVVCEEKHMGSRAVALVCRDAEAARKRFGVDGPTGSLYTRTGRPFFDDESVTETILERLRTAVTEAGLWAELETDWLLLDAELMPWSLKAHGLLRSQYAAVGAASGAVFPGALAALEGAAARGVDVSDLLARQRGRATDAAAFTEAYRRYCWTTDGLDGVRLAPFQILAVQGRSLAALPHNEQLALLDRLVEHDSTGLLQTTRRLYVDTGDPESVQAGVDWWLEMTGRGGEGMVVKPVGAVVRWGSPRSSEAESGGGEGRLVQPGIKCRGREYLRIIYGPEYTRPDNLARLRQRFLNHKRSLAIREYALGLEALDRLAEGEPLWRVHEAVFGVLALESEPVDPRL, from the coding sequence ATGAGCGAGAACACCACCCAGGCGACCAAGGGACGGGTCCTGCCCGTCACCGACCTCTCCCTCGTCGTGCTCGTCGGCGCCTCCGGCTCCGGCAAGTCCACGTTCGCCCACCGGCACTTCAAGCCGACGGAGATCATCTCCTCCGACTTCTGCCGCGGCCTGGTCTCCGACGACGAGAACGACCAGAGCGTGACCCGGGACGCCTTCGACGTCCTGCACTACATCGCGGGCAAGCGCCTGGCGGCCGGCCGCCGTACGGTCGTCGACGCCACCAGCGTGCAGCAGGACTCCCGGCGGCAGCTGATCGAGCTGGCCAGGCAGTACGACGTGCTGCCGATAGCCATCGTGCTCGACGTGCCGGAGGACGTGTGCGCCGAGCGCAACGCGGGCCGCACCGACCGGGCCGACATGCCGCGCCGGGTCATCCAGCGGCACACCCGTGAACTCCGCCGGTCCCTGCGGCACCTGGAGCGCGAGGGCTTCCGCAAGGTGCACGTCCTGCGCGGGGTGGACGATGTCGAGAACGCGTCCGTCGTCACCGAGAAGCGCTTCAACGACCTCACCCACCTCACCGGGCCGTTCGACATCGTCGGTGACATCCACGGCTGCGCGTCCGAACTGGAGTCGCTGCTCGGCAAGCTGGGCTATGTCGACGGCGTGCACCCGGACGGCCGTACCGCCGTCTTCGTCGGCGACCTCGTCGACCGCGGCCCGGACAGCCCGGGCGTGCTGCGCCGCGTGATGTCGATGGTGAAGTCGGGCAACGCACTGTGCGTGCCGGGCAACCACGAGAACAAGTACGGCCGCTACCTCAAGGGCCGCAAGGTCCAGCACACGCACGGACTCGCCGAGACCATCGAGCAGATGGAGGGCGCGAGCGAGGAGTTCCGCGCCGAGGTGCGGGAGTTCATCGACGGGCTCGTCAGCCACTACGTCCTCGACGGCGGCCGGCTCGTGGTCTGCCACGCCGGTCTGCCGGAGAAGTACCACGGCCGCACCTCGGGGCGGGTGCGCTCGCACGCGCTGTACGGCGACACCACCGGGGAGACCGACGAGTTCGGGCTGCCGGTGCGCTACCCCTGGGCGGAGGACTACCGGGGCCGCGCGGCTGTGGTGTACGGCCACACCCCGGTGCCGGAGGCCACATGGCTGAACAACACCATCTGCCTCGACACCGGTGCCGTCTTCGGCGGCAAACTGACCGCGCTGCGCTGGCCGGAGCGGGAACTGGTCGACGTACCGGCCGAGCAGGTCTGGTACGAGCCGACCAAGCCGCTGCGGACGGAGGCGCCGGGCGGGCACGACGGACGGCCGCTCGACCTGAACGACGTCCACGGCCGCAGGGTCGTCGAGACCCGGCACGCCGGGCGGGTGTCGGTCCGTGAGGAGAACGCGGCCGCGGCCCTGGAGGTCATGAGCCGCTTCGCCGTCGACCCGCGCCTGCTGCCGTACCTCCCGCCGACCATGGCACCCACGGCGACCAGCCACATCGAGGGCTACCTGGAGCACCCGGCGGAGGCCTTCGCGCAGTACGCGGCGGACGGTGTCGAGCGGGTCGTGTGCGAGGAGAAGCACATGGGCTCGCGCGCTGTGGCGCTGGTGTGCCGGGACGCGGAGGCCGCGCGCAAGAGGTTCGGGGTCGACGGTCCCACAGGGTCGCTGTACACCCGCACCGGTCGCCCGTTCTTCGACGACGAGTCGGTCACGGAGACGATCCTGGAGCGGCTCCGTACCGCGGTCACCGAGGCGGGCCTGTGGGCCGAGCTGGAGACCGACTGGCTGCTGCTCGACGCGGAGTTGATGCCGTGGTCGCTCAAGGCGCACGGTCTGCTGCGGTCGCAGTACGCCGCGGTCGGCGCCGCCTCCGGGGCGGTGTTCCCGGGTGCGCTGGCCGCCCTGGAGGGTGCCGCGGCGCGCGGAGTCGACGTGTCCGACCTGCTCGCCCGCCAGCGCGGACGGGCCACGGACGCCGCCGCGTTCACGGAGGCGTACCGCCGGTACTGCTGGACCACGGACGGCCTGGACGGTGTACGCCTGGCGCCGTTCCAGATCCTGGCGGTCCAGGGCCGCAGCTTGGCCGCGCTCCCGCACAACGAGCAGCTCGCCCTTCTCGACCGGCTGGTGGAGCACGACAGCACCGGCCTGCTGCAGACGACACGGCGCCTCTACGTCGACACCGGTGACCCGGAGTCGGTGCAGGCCGGTGTCGACTGGTGGCTGGAGATGACGGGCCGCGGCGGCGAGGGCATGGTCGTCAAGCCGGTCGGCGCGGTGGTTCGATGGGGGTCCCCCCGCTCGAGCGAAGCCGAGAGTGGGGGAGGGGAAGGGCGCCTGGTCCAGCCCGGGATCAAGTGCCGGGGCCGGGAGTACCTGCGGATCATCTACGGTCCGGAGTACACGCGGCCGGACAACCTGGCCCGGCTGCGGCAGCGGTTCCTCAACCACAAGCGGTCCCTCGCCATCCGCGAGTACGCGCTGGGCCTCGAAGCCCTGGACCGGTTGGCGGAGGGCGAGCCGCTGTGGCGGGTGCACGAGGCGGTGTTCGGGGTGCTGGCGCTGGAGTCGGAGCCGGTCGACCCCCGGCTGTGA
- a CDS encoding 3' terminal RNA ribose 2'-O-methyltransferase Hen1: MFLTITATGTPERPATDLGFLLHKHPEKAQVFSTSYGKAHVLYPEADAERCTAALLLEVDAVALVRRGKGKGRGGAPDAALAQYVNDRPYAASSLLAVALSGVFSSAMRGVCTARPDLPAQPRSLRIEVPALPARGGPDLVRGLFEPLGWAVTAEPVPLDVQFPEWGDSRYVRLVLESEALTLAEALRHLYVLLPVLDDAKHYWVSSEEVDKLLRAGEGWLAEHPEQKLITSRYLSRRWSLTRQAMERLELVRLAEADDSEVEDIDNAVEAESEAEEKPTPLAVQRRDAIMAALKTSGAARVLDLGCGQGQLVQALLKDPAYTEIVGVDVSMRALTIAGRRLKLDRMGERQASRVQLFQSSLAYTDSRLKGYDAAVLSEVIEHLDLPRLPALEYAVFGSARPRTVVVTTPNVEYNVRWESLPAGHVRHGDHRFEWTREEFRAWAEAVAERHGYGVEFVPVGPDDPEVGPPTQMALFEISTAGMKSSVNDEKEAKAA; encoded by the coding sequence GTGTTTCTGACCATCACTGCCACCGGCACCCCGGAACGCCCCGCCACCGATCTCGGTTTCCTGTTGCACAAGCATCCCGAGAAGGCGCAGGTGTTCTCCACCTCGTACGGCAAGGCGCACGTCCTCTACCCCGAGGCCGATGCCGAGCGCTGCACGGCGGCGCTGCTGTTGGAGGTCGACGCGGTGGCACTGGTCCGGCGCGGCAAGGGCAAGGGGCGGGGCGGCGCTCCCGACGCGGCGCTCGCGCAGTACGTCAACGACCGGCCGTACGCCGCCTCCTCGCTGCTCGCGGTCGCGCTCAGCGGCGTGTTCTCCAGCGCGATGCGGGGTGTGTGCACCGCCCGTCCTGACCTGCCGGCTCAGCCGCGGTCGCTGCGGATCGAGGTGCCCGCGCTTCCGGCCCGGGGCGGCCCCGATCTCGTACGGGGGCTGTTCGAGCCGCTCGGCTGGGCGGTGACCGCCGAACCCGTGCCGCTGGACGTGCAGTTCCCCGAGTGGGGAGACTCGCGCTATGTGCGGCTCGTGCTGGAGTCGGAGGCGCTGACCCTCGCCGAGGCCCTGCGTCACCTCTATGTCCTGCTGCCCGTCCTCGACGACGCCAAGCACTACTGGGTCTCGTCCGAGGAGGTCGACAAGCTGCTGCGGGCCGGTGAGGGCTGGCTGGCGGAGCACCCGGAGCAGAAGCTGATCACCAGCCGGTATCTGTCGCGCCGCTGGTCGCTGACCCGGCAGGCGATGGAGCGGCTGGAGCTGGTGCGGCTCGCGGAGGCCGACGACAGCGAGGTCGAGGACATCGACAACGCGGTCGAGGCGGAGAGCGAGGCCGAGGAGAAGCCGACGCCGCTCGCCGTGCAGCGCCGGGACGCGATCATGGCCGCGCTGAAGACGTCCGGTGCCGCGCGCGTGCTCGATCTCGGGTGCGGGCAGGGGCAGTTGGTGCAGGCGCTGCTCAAGGACCCGGCGTACACCGAGATCGTCGGCGTGGACGTGTCGATGCGGGCGCTGACCATCGCCGGGCGGCGGCTGAAGCTGGACCGGATGGGGGAGCGGCAGGCCTCGCGCGTGCAGCTCTTCCAGAGCTCCCTCGCCTACACCGACAGCCGGCTCAAGGGCTACGACGCCGCCGTGCTCAGCGAGGTCATCGAGCACCTCGACCTGCCGCGGCTGCCCGCCCTGGAGTACGCGGTGTTCGGTTCCGCGCGTCCGCGGACGGTTGTGGTGACCACCCCGAACGTCGAGTACAACGTCCGCTGGGAGTCCCTCCCGGCCGGCCATGTCCGGCACGGCGACCACCGGTTCGAGTGGACGCGCGAGGAGTTCCGGGCGTGGGCCGAGGCGGTGGCCGAACGGCACGGGTACGGCGTGGAGTTCGTACCTGTCGGGCCGGACGACCCGGAGGTGGGGCCGCCCACGCAGATGGCCCTGTTTGAAATCAGCACAGCCGGCATGAAGAGCAGTGTGAACGACGAGAAGGAGGCGAAGGCGGCATGA
- a CDS encoding LLM class F420-dependent oxidoreductase: MDLRIFTEPQQGATYDTLLTVAKATEDLGFDAFFRSDHYLKMGSGDGLPGPTDAWITLAGLARETKRIRLGTLMTAGTFRLPGVLAIQVAQVDQMSGGRVELGLGAGWFEEEHKAYGIPFPKEKFARLEEQLAIVTGLWATKAGETFDFHGSFYDLTESPALPKPAQDRIPVLIGGHGATRTPRLAGKYADEFNMPFASVEDSERQFGRVRAAAEDAGRKGDDLVYSNALVVCVGKDEKEVARRAAAIGREVDELKVNGLAGSPHEVVDKIGRYQEIGSRRIYLQVLDLDDLDHLELISSQVQSQLS; this comes from the coding sequence ATGGATCTTCGCATCTTCACCGAGCCCCAGCAGGGGGCCACCTACGACACCCTCCTCACCGTGGCGAAAGCCACCGAGGATCTCGGCTTTGACGCGTTCTTCCGGTCCGACCACTACCTGAAGATGGGCTCCGGGGACGGCCTGCCCGGGCCCACCGACGCCTGGATCACACTTGCCGGTCTCGCACGTGAGACCAAGCGCATTCGCCTCGGCACCCTGATGACCGCCGGCACCTTCCGGCTGCCCGGCGTGCTCGCCATCCAGGTCGCCCAGGTCGACCAGATGTCCGGCGGCCGCGTGGAACTCGGGCTGGGTGCGGGCTGGTTCGAGGAGGAGCACAAGGCGTACGGCATCCCGTTCCCGAAGGAGAAGTTCGCGCGGCTGGAGGAGCAGCTCGCCATCGTCACGGGGCTGTGGGCGACCAAGGCCGGCGAGACCTTCGACTTCCACGGCAGCTTCTACGACTTGACCGAGTCGCCCGCCCTGCCCAAGCCCGCCCAGGACAGGATTCCGGTTCTGATCGGCGGGCACGGCGCCACCCGTACTCCGCGGCTGGCCGGCAAGTACGCCGATGAGTTCAACATGCCGTTCGCTTCGGTCGAGGACAGTGAGCGGCAGTTCGGGCGGGTGCGCGCCGCCGCCGAGGACGCCGGGCGCAAGGGTGACGACCTCGTCTACTCCAACGCCCTTGTGGTGTGCGTGGGCAAGGACGAGAAGGAGGTCGCCCGTCGTGCCGCCGCGATCGGGCGGGAGGTCGACGAGCTCAAGGTCAACGGGCTCGCCGGGTCTCCGCACGAGGTCGTCGACAAGATCGGCCGGTACCAGGAGATCGGCTCCCGGCGGATCTACCTCCAGGTTCTCGACCTGGACGACCTGGACCACCTGGAGCTCATCTCCTCCCAGGTTCAGTCCCAGCTGTCGTAG
- a CDS encoding DUF6099 family protein yields MDAVRLIVTSRRALAGSEGAPEILTEVWQAQALAQAIGSRLAVFGPPELRGEALGLTELAGRGCGVLEVPDLAEGDLRAAQLTELGDARQSLMHLDSLLGEVGIALVGMASAADDETTYWQCMEAIDAADESRDRVREMLRRLADREGLPAAG; encoded by the coding sequence ATGGACGCGGTGCGGCTGATCGTGACGAGCAGGCGGGCGCTGGCCGGGAGCGAGGGCGCGCCGGAGATCTTGACCGAGGTGTGGCAGGCGCAGGCCCTGGCGCAGGCGATCGGCAGCCGGCTGGCGGTGTTCGGGCCACCTGAACTGCGGGGCGAGGCGCTGGGGTTGACCGAGCTGGCGGGGCGTGGGTGTGGGGTGCTGGAGGTACCGGACCTTGCGGAGGGTGACTTACGCGCGGCTCAGCTCACGGAGTTGGGCGATGCTCGGCAGTCGCTGATGCATCTGGACAGCCTGTTGGGGGAGGTGGGGATCGCTCTGGTGGGTATGGCCAGCGCGGCGGATGACGAGACGACGTACTGGCAGTGCATGGAGGCGATCGACGCGGCGGACGAGTCTCGGGATCGGGTGCGGGAGATGCTGCGCAGGCTGGCGGACCGGGAGGGGTTGCCTGCGGCGGGGTAG
- a CDS encoding nucleotide pyrophosphohydrolase: MTEPLDVAQLQRRLAEFAAARDWQPYHTPKNLVAALSVEASELVEIFQWLTPEESARVMDDAETAGRVTDEVADVLAYLLQLCEALGIDPLAALDAKIDRNERRFPKP, translated from the coding sequence GTGACCGAACCTCTCGATGTGGCCCAGCTGCAGCGCCGGCTGGCCGAGTTCGCTGCCGCGCGCGACTGGCAGCCGTACCACACGCCGAAGAACCTCGTCGCCGCGCTCAGTGTGGAGGCGTCCGAACTCGTCGAGATCTTCCAGTGGCTGACGCCCGAGGAGTCGGCTCGGGTCATGGACGACGCGGAGACCGCGGGGCGGGTGACCGATGAGGTGGCGGACGTGCTCGCCTATCTGTTGCAGCTGTGCGAGGCGCTCGGGATCGATCCGTTGGCGGCCTTGGACGCGAAGATCGATCGGAACGAGCGGAGGTTTCCGAAGCCGTAG
- a CDS encoding AAA family ATPase, producing the protein MAGSSASSVSSVSGVVSVPAQGRRVDGAGGGCSGRPHLTELRLSAFARHRRVALPLGAFTVLAGPSGCGKTTALRAYEALARLGGGAEVGEVFPDPVACVPERARPDVQQRRGFRIGCTADGPEGPVRLDVAVQAEPELRIVGERLSADGVVLLETALRDPSRRCVQAAWHTAGQSPVTRAPLPDDRLGTALLPLRVAGKTEGQRRVLAAAEQMVVALRSVFACDPRPDRMRGPVPVGSGRLLRGCDNLADVLWRTRAECARRHAQLVSAVRAGCAGAVADVAAEVLGGGTVRGVLDRGDGVRTELGRLGDGELRYLALSLVLLTGPGVLEVDPVGEVPAAMQTLSVVVDGLDRGLDPVQRGELVGLAARMCERGHIRVVGAVSDLAGVVAGAGTVPGSVGVSEAAGAAGVGGVTVVHLEP; encoded by the coding sequence ATGGCTGGCTCCTCTGCATCGTCCGTGTCGTCGGTTTCCGGTGTCGTGTCCGTCCCCGCGCAGGGGCGGCGGGTGGATGGCGCGGGCGGCGGGTGTTCCGGCCGGCCCCATCTGACCGAGCTACGGCTCTCCGCGTTCGCCCGGCATCGGCGGGTCGCGCTGCCGCTCGGGGCGTTCACGGTCCTGGCCGGGCCGAGCGGCTGCGGGAAGACGACCGCGCTGCGGGCCTACGAGGCGCTTGCTCGGCTCGGTGGCGGTGCCGAGGTCGGGGAGGTGTTCCCCGATCCGGTGGCCTGCGTGCCCGAGCGGGCCCGGCCCGATGTGCAGCAGCGGCGGGGCTTCCGGATCGGCTGTACCGCCGACGGTCCCGAGGGGCCCGTTCGACTCGACGTCGCCGTGCAGGCCGAGCCCGAACTGCGCATCGTGGGGGAGCGGTTGAGCGCGGACGGGGTCGTCCTGCTGGAGACTGCCCTGCGGGATCCGAGTCGGCGTTGTGTGCAGGCCGCCTGGCATACGGCCGGTCAGTCGCCGGTGACACGGGCGCCGCTGCCCGACGACCGGCTCGGTACCGCGCTGTTGCCGCTGCGGGTGGCCGGGAAGACGGAGGGGCAGCGGCGGGTGCTGGCCGCCGCCGAGCAGATGGTCGTGGCGTTGCGGTCGGTGTTCGCATGTGACCCTCGGCCCGATCGGATGCGGGGTCCCGTGCCGGTTGGTTCCGGGCGGCTGCTCAGGGGCTGCGACAACCTTGCCGATGTGCTCTGGCGGACTCGTGCCGAGTGCGCGCGGCGGCATGCGCAGCTTGTGAGCGCGGTGCGGGCGGGGTGTGCCGGGGCGGTGGCCGATGTGGCCGCCGAAGTGCTGGGGGGCGGGACGGTACGGGGGGTGCTCGACCGGGGGGACGGGGTTCGCACGGAGCTCGGGCGGTTGGGGGACGGTGAGCTGCGGTATCTCGCGCTGTCACTGGTGCTGCTGACCGGGCCGGGGGTGCTGGAGGTCGATCCGGTGGGGGAGGTGCCTGCGGCGATGCAGACGTTGAGTGTGGTGGTGGACGGGCTCGATCGGGGGCTGGATCCGGTGCAGCGAGGGGAGTTGGTCGGGCTTGCTGCGCGGATGTGTGAGCGGGGGCATATTCGGGTGGTGGGGGCTGTGAGTGACTTGGCGGGTGTGGTGGCGGGTGCGGGGACGGTGCCGGGGTCGGTGGGGGTGTCGGAGGCGGCTGGGGCGGCCGGGGTGGGGGGTGTGACGGTGGTACACCTGGAGCCGTGA
- a CDS encoding cell division protein SepF, giving the protein MNSHDVTDEQWEGLAQVVPLRGRDAWPSAVDHRVPPEAATEPRRRFVVLRVNVFADARDVAETLMAGIPVLLDLTGAETEVAKRVLDFSTGVVFGLASGMHRVDRNVFLLTPPGTEVSGLMEGAGVPGT; this is encoded by the coding sequence GTGAACAGCCACGACGTCACCGATGAACAGTGGGAAGGGCTCGCCCAGGTCGTGCCGTTGCGGGGCCGGGACGCCTGGCCGTCCGCGGTGGACCACCGGGTGCCTCCGGAAGCGGCGACGGAACCGCGTCGCCGGTTCGTCGTTCTGCGGGTCAATGTGTTCGCGGACGCCCGCGACGTCGCCGAGACGCTGATGGCGGGGATTCCGGTGCTGCTCGATCTGACGGGGGCCGAGACGGAGGTGGCCAAGCGGGTGCTGGACTTCAGCACCGGGGTCGTCTTCGGCCTGGCGAGCGGGATGCATCGGGTGGACCGGAACGTGTTCCTGCTGACGCCGCCCGGGACCGAGGTCAGCGGGTTGATGGAGGGGGCGGGGGTTCCCGGTACGTGA